From one Propionispora hippei DSM 15287 genomic stretch:
- a CDS encoding DeoR/GlpR family DNA-binding transcription regulator gives MLAKERLLFVLNRLHIQPSVSIKALSEELGVSISTIQRDLRILEEQGKIQRERGGALNKELTDTLSNLTERPVGEKELINLPAKQLVCAKAAELIKNGDCIFIDSGTTPAHLVPLLANKEIKVVTNSVYALDKLVKEYRGEVYVLGGQFNAKYDMNMGPITLEEISKFRFDHAFLGVSGIDLDSGEIFSADFAIGAIKQLVMKRSNHTYVLSDDSKYSIKALCTWANLTEFDLVFVNSFPANRKKPKNIVVCET, from the coding sequence ATGTTGGCAAAAGAAAGATTGTTATTTGTGCTTAACCGACTGCACATCCAGCCATCGGTTTCAATCAAGGCTTTATCGGAGGAATTGGGGGTTTCCATATCGACCATCCAGCGGGATTTGCGAATTCTGGAAGAGCAGGGGAAGATTCAGCGGGAACGCGGCGGCGCCCTTAATAAGGAACTGACTGATACCCTGTCCAATCTGACCGAGCGACCGGTGGGCGAAAAGGAGCTGATCAACCTGCCGGCCAAGCAACTGGTTTGTGCCAAGGCAGCAGAGCTTATTAAGAACGGCGACTGTATTTTTATTGATTCGGGCACGACGCCGGCTCATCTGGTGCCGCTGCTGGCGAACAAGGAAATCAAGGTGGTCACCAACAGCGTGTATGCCCTGGATAAGCTGGTTAAGGAATACCGGGGAGAAGTCTATGTACTGGGCGGTCAGTTCAATGCCAAATACGATATGAATATGGGACCGATTACACTGGAGGAAATCAGTAAGTTCCGTTTCGATCACGCCTTTTTGGGAGTAAGCGGGATTGATCTGGACAGCGGTGAGATTTTTTCGGCCGACTTTGCCATCGGCGCTATAAAGCAACTGGTTATGAAACGGTCGAATCATACTTACGTGCTTAGTGATGACTCGAAATACTCGATTAAGGCGCTGTGCACCTGGGCTAATCTGACCGAATTTGACTTGGTATTTGTCAACAGTTTTCCCGCCAACAGAAAGAAGCCGAAGAACATAGTGGTTTGTGAAACATAA
- a CDS encoding transketolase family protein yields MFKLTGDRSKKGRELRMSIVETIQELMKSDDTIVALDADLAEPSGFCKIKKSNPDRFIQCGISEANMVGVAAGLSVMGFKPFLHSFGPFVTRRVYDQLFISGAYAHTTLHIYGSDPGFTVAQNGGTHTTWEDMALVRAIPNSVICDAADDIQLSWIIKEFANREGIHYVRANRKAVRNVYEAGSNFEIGKGNVIKAGTDVLIVAAGQLVSDALDAAGILDKKGISAEIIDMFTVKPLDKELLLKEAVGKRAIVTFENHSITGGLGSAVAETLAEANVGIKFKRHGVDERFGQVGSAEFLQKEYRLTAEDLVKTVEVLYER; encoded by the coding sequence ATGTTTAAGCTTACTGGTGATCGTTCGAAAAAAGGCCGTGAGTTAAGGATGAGTATCGTGGAAACAATACAGGAACTGATGAAGTCTGATGATACTATTGTTGCCTTGGATGCAGATTTAGCCGAGCCTAGCGGTTTTTGTAAAATTAAAAAATCCAACCCTGATCGTTTCATTCAATGCGGGATTAGCGAAGCCAATATGGTCGGTGTAGCGGCCGGTTTATCCGTCATGGGCTTCAAGCCTTTTCTTCATTCATTTGGACCCTTTGTAACAAGACGTGTTTATGATCAACTATTCATATCCGGTGCCTATGCTCACACTACTTTACATATATATGGATCTGATCCCGGATTTACTGTTGCTCAAAACGGGGGAACCCATACAACCTGGGAAGATATGGCCTTAGTGCGCGCCATTCCTAATTCGGTCATCTGTGATGCTGCAGATGATATACAACTGTCGTGGATCATAAAAGAATTTGCTAACAGGGAAGGCATCCATTATGTACGGGCTAATCGTAAGGCCGTTAGGAATGTTTACGAAGCCGGGTCAAACTTTGAAATCGGCAAAGGAAATGTGATTAAAGCAGGTACGGATGTTTTAATTGTAGCAGCCGGGCAATTAGTCAGTGATGCTTTGGATGCTGCCGGAATATTAGATAAAAAAGGCATATCTGCTGAAATCATTGACATGTTTACTGTCAAGCCTCTGGATAAAGAACTATTGTTAAAAGAGGCGGTTGGTAAAAGAGCGATAGTGACTTTTGAAAACCATTCCATAACCGGCGGGTTAGGAAGCGCAGTGGCGGAAACACTTGCTGAAGCCAATGTTGGTATCAAATTTAAACGACATGGAGTTGACGAGCGGTTTGGGCAGGTAGGTAGTGCTGAGTTTCTGCAAAAAGAATACCGGCTTACTGCCGAAGATTTAGTTAAAACCGTGGAGGTACTTTATGAGCGTTAA
- a CDS encoding PTS ascorbate transporter subunit IIC produces MLKFITDVLSVPAILVGIISMVGLLVQKKSGPDILKGTVKTILGFLILGGGAGIVVGALSSFGVMFQHGFGINGVVPHNEAIVALALKTYGTQTALIMAFGMVMNIVIARLTPLKYIFLTGHHTLYMACMIAAILTAGGMGGASLVIVGSVVLGFVMAFFPAIAQPTMRKITGTDDVGFGHFSTLGYVFSAWVGSLVGNREKSTEDIDFPQGLSFLRDSSLAVSLVMAVLYFIVALASGQGFVEKELSGGQHFLVFALIQAITFAGGVYVILAGVRLVLAEIVPAFTGIATRIVPNAKPALDCPVVYPYAPNAVLIGFLSSFAGGVVGMMVLLLLDKSIPGLPIILPGVVPHFFCGATAGVFGNATGGIRGSICGAFAQGLLITFLPVLLMPVLGNLGFANTTFSDADFGAVGIILGNALRWFGM; encoded by the coding sequence ATGTTAAAGTTTATTACCGATGTTCTGAGTGTTCCTGCTATTTTAGTCGGCATTATTTCGATGGTTGGTCTGTTAGTTCAAAAGAAAAGCGGTCCCGATATCCTGAAGGGGACGGTAAAAACCATTCTTGGATTTCTCATTCTTGGCGGCGGGGCCGGTATTGTTGTCGGCGCGTTGTCCAGCTTCGGTGTCATGTTCCAGCATGGCTTCGGCATCAACGGAGTGGTGCCGCACAATGAGGCTATTGTGGCCCTGGCGCTCAAGACCTATGGAACACAAACGGCGCTGATCATGGCTTTCGGCATGGTGATGAATATCGTCATTGCCCGATTGACGCCGCTAAAGTACATCTTTCTTACCGGACATCATACCTTATATATGGCTTGTATGATTGCCGCCATCTTGACAGCCGGCGGCATGGGCGGTGCCTCACTGGTTATCGTGGGGTCGGTGGTATTAGGTTTTGTCATGGCCTTCTTCCCGGCGATTGCTCAGCCAACGATGCGTAAAATTACCGGCACCGATGATGTGGGCTTCGGTCATTTCAGCACCTTGGGTTATGTGTTTTCGGCCTGGGTCGGTTCGCTGGTCGGCAACCGGGAAAAATCCACCGAGGATATTGATTTTCCGCAGGGTCTGAGCTTTTTGCGTGATTCTTCGCTGGCCGTATCGCTGGTCATGGCCGTGCTGTACTTTATCGTAGCGCTGGCTTCGGGACAGGGTTTTGTGGAAAAGGAACTGAGCGGCGGGCAGCATTTCCTGGTGTTTGCGCTCATTCAGGCTATCACTTTTGCCGGCGGCGTATATGTCATCCTGGCCGGGGTACGGCTGGTGCTGGCGGAAATTGTACCGGCCTTTACCGGCATTGCTACCCGGATTGTACCTAACGCAAAACCGGCGTTAGATTGTCCGGTAGTCTATCCTTATGCGCCTAATGCCGTGCTGATTGGCTTTTTGTCCAGCTTTGCCGGCGGCGTTGTTGGCATGATGGTCTTACTGCTGCTGGATAAATCCATTCCGGGCCTGCCGATCATTCTGCCCGGTGTAGTGCCCCATTTCTTCTGCGGCGCTACGGCCGGGGTATTCGGCAATGCCACGGGTGGTATCCGCGGTTCTATCTGCGGGGCCTTTGCCCAGGGTCTGTTGATTACCTTCCTGCCTGTGCTCTTAATGCCGGTATTGGGCAATCTGGGATTTGCCAATACCACCTTCAGCGATGCTGATTTTGGTGCGGTCGGCATCATTCTGGGCAATGCTTTACGCTGGTTTGGTATGTAG
- a CDS encoding type I phosphomannose isomerase catalytic subunit yields MAVAITETGLDDNGIYPLQLKPVYKEVLWGGRSLEQLFARTLPGSCIGESWELCTHEHGTSIVANGCWENLSLTEVIARQPAAILGKAYQNQNRLPLLIKYIDANDHLSIQVHPGEAEALTAEGEAGKSEAWYIVKADDDAEIVFGLAEGTTRETFQQAIQAGGVERLLRRVKVRTGDMVFVPAGTVHALLKGLVVCEIQQNSDTTYRIYDYDRVDSEGQKRPLHLERALSVIRFDQQPAVEFSHSALYCPYFSVEKWDVQGVREDRPGDRFAAYCVLQGQGRVSGNGVTVELRAGATVLLPAALSTVRLEGDLTLLRVQ; encoded by the coding sequence ATGGCAGTGGCAATAACGGAGACAGGGTTGGACGATAACGGGATATATCCCTTGCAACTGAAGCCGGTGTATAAAGAGGTGCTATGGGGTGGGCGGTCGTTGGAGCAGCTTTTTGCGAGAACGCTGCCCGGTTCTTGCATTGGTGAAAGCTGGGAGCTTTGCACTCATGAGCATGGCACCAGTATAGTGGCAAACGGTTGCTGGGAAAACTTGAGCCTGACCGAGGTGATTGCCCGTCAGCCGGCTGCTATCCTGGGGAAAGCGTATCAGAACCAGAACCGGTTGCCATTATTAATCAAATATATTGACGCCAATGACCACCTTTCTATTCAGGTGCATCCCGGCGAGGCCGAGGCGCTCACGGCGGAGGGGGAGGCCGGGAAAAGCGAAGCCTGGTATATTGTGAAGGCCGATGACGATGCGGAAATTGTGTTCGGTCTGGCCGAAGGAACCACACGGGAAACGTTTCAGCAGGCAATTCAGGCCGGTGGCGTGGAACGGCTCTTGCGGCGGGTGAAAGTGCGGACCGGTGATATGGTGTTTGTCCCGGCCGGGACGGTTCATGCCCTGCTCAAAGGCTTGGTGGTCTGTGAAATACAGCAAAATTCCGATACTACCTATCGCATTTATGATTACGACCGGGTTGACAGCGAGGGACAAAAACGGCCGCTTCATTTGGAACGGGCGTTGTCGGTCATCAGGTTTGACCAACAGCCGGCCGTGGAGTTTTCCCATTCCGCTCTTTACTGCCCTTACTTCTCCGTGGAAAAGTGGGACGTTCAGGGAGTCCGGGAAGACCGGCCGGGCGACCGGTTTGCCGCGTACTGTGTTTTGCAGGGGCAGGGCCGGGTCAGCGGCAATGGTGTGACTGTCGAACTCCGGGCCGGTGCTACGGTGCTTTTGCCGGCTGCTTTGTCGACTGTTCGGCTGGAGGGAGACTTGACCCTGCTGCGGGTGCAGTAG
- the deoC gene encoding deoxyribose-phosphate aldolase → MSVNKLIDHTLLKASATKDQITKLCKEAIKYEFASVCVNTCWVAYCHSLLQGSDVKVCCTVGFPLGANATPVKVFETGNAIKDGAQEIDMVINIGEFLSGNYRMIENEIKEVVAAANGHCVKVIIETCLLNDEQIIKACEIVCKAKAAFVKTSTGFSTAGANPRIVKLMKDTVGDAVKVKAAGGVRNKEELKLMLEAGADRIGTSSGVALVSDE, encoded by the coding sequence ATGAGCGTTAATAAATTAATTGATCATACCTTATTGAAAGCAAGTGCAACTAAAGATCAAATAACAAAGTTATGTAAGGAAGCAATCAAGTATGAGTTCGCCAGTGTTTGTGTCAATACTTGTTGGGTAGCTTACTGCCATAGTTTATTACAGGGCAGTGATGTTAAGGTGTGTTGTACGGTGGGGTTTCCGCTTGGCGCCAATGCAACTCCGGTAAAAGTTTTTGAAACCGGTAATGCCATAAAAGATGGGGCGCAAGAAATTGATATGGTGATCAATATAGGTGAATTTTTATCAGGAAACTACAGGATGATCGAAAATGAAATTAAGGAAGTCGTAGCAGCAGCGAATGGTCATTGTGTGAAGGTAATTATAGAGACCTGCTTGTTAAACGATGAACAAATTATTAAGGCCTGTGAAATTGTCTGCAAGGCGAAAGCTGCTTTTGTTAAGACCAGTACAGGCTTTAGTACTGCTGGCGCTAATCCGAGAATCGTGAAGCTTATGAAGGATACTGTTGGTGATGCTGTAAAAGTAAAAGCTGCAGGGGGTGTCCGTAATAAAGAAGAGTTAAAGTTAATGCTTGAAGCCGGGGCTGACCGGATTGGTACAAGCAGCGGTGTTGCTTTAGTCAGTGATGAATAA
- a CDS encoding transketolase, which produces MNEQELRKLKLLSASIRVNVIKMLKNVGYGHIGGSLSIVELLSVLYGKQLNYDPENPQKEDRDMVVLSKGHAGPGWYSALAEAGFFDRELLFTLNQGGTKLPSHPDRRYTPGVDMTTGSLGQGASVAAGMATGMKLKNSEQYVYVIIGDGELNEGQCWEAFQYIANYKLNNCIVVIDDNKKQLDGTTQEIMNQFDIAKKLEAFGFYVQKVKGNDEAAINEAIEKAKEVKDRAVCIVLDTIKGQGVPYFETLAGNHSVKFNNDEINHAADEAVKELEAFIGGGRL; this is translated from the coding sequence ATGAATGAGCAAGAACTGAGAAAACTAAAACTATTATCAGCAAGCATTCGGGTTAATGTGATTAAGATGCTTAAAAATGTAGGGTATGGGCATATAGGCGGCTCGTTAAGTATTGTGGAATTACTGAGTGTGCTTTATGGAAAACAATTGAATTATGATCCGGAAAATCCTCAAAAGGAAGATCGCGATATGGTGGTGCTAAGTAAAGGCCATGCCGGTCCCGGCTGGTACAGTGCATTGGCGGAAGCAGGCTTTTTTGACAGGGAGCTGTTATTTACCTTGAATCAAGGGGGAACCAAGCTGCCGTCGCATCCTGATCGAAGGTATACACCGGGAGTCGATATGACAACCGGTTCATTAGGACAGGGGGCTTCGGTAGCGGCGGGAATGGCTACAGGCATGAAATTAAAAAATAGTGAACAATATGTTTACGTTATCATCGGCGATGGGGAACTGAATGAAGGCCAGTGCTGGGAAGCGTTTCAGTACATAGCCAATTATAAGTTGAACAATTGCATTGTCGTAATCGACGATAATAAGAAGCAGCTTGACGGGACAACCCAGGAGATTATGAATCAATTTGATATTGCTAAAAAGCTGGAAGCCTTCGGTTTTTATGTTCAAAAAGTCAAAGGAAATGATGAAGCGGCTATAAATGAAGCGATAGAAAAAGCAAAAGAAGTGAAGGATCGTGCAGTTTGTATCGTTCTGGATACAATTAAAGGGCAGGGTGTTCCGTATTTTGAAACGTTAGCAGGAAATCATTCGGTTAAGTTCAATAATGATGAGATCAACCATGCCGCTGATGAGGCTGTCAAAGAACTTGAGGCATTTATTGGAGGAGGGCGGTTATAA